From a region of the Cucumis sativus cultivar 9930 chromosome 6, Cucumber_9930_V3, whole genome shotgun sequence genome:
- the LOC105435986 gene encoding uncharacterized protein LOC105435986: MRRSMETSSPSSSVSGKKFSKRVSKKSDAPRAGSHSACVHAPPSLTCFDCYMSYWDRWNSSPNGELIHQAIEAFEEQLAKGEKSSKNVKGKRKDKISRRSLDKSLNIVSPPLLPVPETHPLQIDEGSSTAQATSGSIDVEVEEKTADGSLDPPRTEEDSVESRGALVVIPSPPPNSHKGFARKVWPDVLGLFNSRLWSLWSPN, from the coding sequence ATGAGGAGATCCATGGAAACCTCATCCCCATCTTCTTCCGTTTCCGGAAAGAAATTTTCCAAGAGAGTTTCCAAGAAATCGGATGCTCCACGCGCTGGTTCTCATAGCGCGTGTGTTCACGCGCCTCCGTCTCTTACTTGCTTTGATTGTTACATGAGTTACTGGGACCGATGGAACTCATCGCCTAATGGGGAGCTGATTCATCAAGCCATTGAAGCATTCGAGGAGCAATTAGCCAAAGGGGAGAAATCCAGCAAGAACGTTAAAGGGAAGAGGAAGGACAAAATCAGCCGCCGGTCTTTAGATAAGTCATTGAATATTGTTTCGCCGCCGCTTTTACCAGTGCCGGAAACTCATCCTCTGCAGATTGATGAAGGTTCTTCTACCGCTCAGGCGACGTCGGGAAGTATCGATGTGGAAGTAGAAGAGAAGACGGCGGATGGAAGCTTAGACCCACCTCGGACTGAAGAAGATTCGGTGGAGTCAAGAGGGGCTTTAGTGGTTATTCCATCGCCTCCACCGAACAGCCATAAGGGTTTCGCCCGGAAGGTATGGCCGGACGTGCTAGGGTTATTCAATTCTCGTTTATGGAGTCTTTGGAGTCCAAATTAG
- the LOC101203000 gene encoding uncharacterized protein LOC101203000 has protein sequence MSGVTLAMGPGTDSNDAAMPELKRAQQLKPPLRQQHQQEQNTVVGGVMGSLRVIELQLVAFIMVFSASGLVPFLDLVFPAFTSAYLLLLARFAFPSHGHTSTRSPEIFQGSTLFRMYVVVGTTIGLFLPLAYVLGGFARGDEHAVRSATPHLFLLSFQILTENVISGLSLFSPPVRALVPLLYTVRRIFVIMDWMKDVWLNKSLPANAPIKDIGWFWFGRTLAVANFAYFCINLFGFLIPRFLPRAFEKYFKERDDESHAKFHEDKLSSAAAAKSQPSDKKSD, from the exons atgtcgGGTGTAACTCTTGCGATGGGTCCAGGAACGGACTCGAACGATGCAGCGATGCCGGAGTTGAAGAGGGCACAGCAGCTGAAGCCACCTCTACGGCAGCAACATCAGCAGGAGCAGAACACTGTTGTTGGTGGGGTCATGGGATCTCTACGCGTAATTGAACTCCAACTTGTTGCTTTCATTATGGTGTTCTCCGCTAGCGGCCTCGTACCATTTCTCGACCTTGTTTTCCCCGCGTTTACGTCTGCCTACCTTCTCTTACTGGCGCGGTTTGCGTTTCCGTCTCATGGTCACACATCCACCAGGTCACCAGAGATTTTCCAG GGAAGCACGTTGTTTAGAATGTATGTGGTGGTGGGAACGACGATAGGATTGTTCTTGCCATTGGCCTATGTGTTGGGTGGATTTGCTAGAGGCGACGAGCATGCAGTACGATCGGCAACACCGCATTTGTTCTTGTTGTCGTTTCAGATTCTAACTGAGAATGTGATAAGTGGGTTGTCGTTGTTCTCACCACCGGTGAGAGCATTGGTACCGCTACTTTATACGGTCAGGAGGATTTTTGTGATTATGGATTGGATGAAAGATGTTTGGCTAAACAAATCCCTACCGGCAAATGCACCGATCAAA GACATAGGATGGTTTTGGTTTGGAAGGACATTAGCGGTGGCTAATTTTGCGTATTTCTGCATAAACTTATTTGGATTTTTGATCCCAAGATTCCTTCCAAGGGCATTCGAAAAATATTTCAAGGAGAGAGATGACGAAAGTCATGCCAAATTTCATGAAGATAAGCTTTCTTCAGCTGCTGCTGCTAAATCTCAGCCCTCCGATAAGAAATCCGATTGA